Proteins encoded together in one Rossellomorea sp. y25 window:
- a CDS encoding GNAT family N-acetyltransferase, translating into MNTSKMSKVNLVQFDKKDIPGLIELSESVGWDYDEHEIGTVMSSGKVFGHKNTEGEIVSSAAIIPYEANFASIGMVIVNKEYRGMGLGKEATQQCMNSISSDIAIMLISTEDGKPLYEKMGFKIVDRVHKYICDTYSNSNLPNRTVTIEHYKESDLHKIIELDEDAFGDKRSNFLKHRINQSEECVVVKDYIGNTIGFGLSILGPINLIIGPIVAPDAQVASMILDKLTIGHQGKLRIDIPSGNEVFIEAVEKCGFVCVSNPSIMIFNSTEMPQRNGELFGIAAQVFG; encoded by the coding sequence ATGAATACAAGTAAGATGTCAAAGGTAAATTTAGTCCAGTTTGACAAGAAAGATATCCCGGGTTTAATTGAACTGTCTGAATCAGTGGGGTGGGACTATGATGAACACGAGATTGGTACAGTTATGTCATCTGGTAAAGTATTCGGCCATAAGAATACCGAAGGGGAAATTGTTTCAAGTGCCGCCATCATCCCCTATGAAGCCAATTTTGCCTCCATTGGTATGGTAATAGTCAACAAAGAGTATAGAGGGATGGGATTAGGAAAAGAAGCGACACAACAATGTATGAATTCCATTTCAAGTGACATTGCGATCATGCTGATTTCGACTGAAGACGGGAAGCCTCTCTATGAAAAAATGGGGTTTAAAATCGTTGACCGAGTGCACAAGTACATATGCGACACCTATTCAAATTCTAATCTACCCAATCGAACAGTTACCATCGAACATTATAAAGAGAGCGACTTACATAAAATAATTGAGTTAGATGAAGATGCTTTTGGAGATAAGAGAAGCAACTTTCTTAAACATAGAATCAATCAATCCGAGGAATGTGTAGTAGTGAAAGATTACATAGGGAACACTATAGGTTTTGGATTATCTATATTAGGACCTATTAATCTGATAATAGGTCCTATTGTGGCACCGGATGCTCAAGTAGCATCAATGATTCTAGATAAGCTGACTATTGGGCATCAAGGCAAATTAAGGATCGATATACCATCAGGTAATGAAGTATTTATTGAAGCCGTTGAGAAATGCGGGTTTGTATGCGTGAGTAATCCATCAATTATGATATTTAACTCAACTGAGATGCCCCAGAGAAATGGTGAATTATTTGGAATTGCTGCTCAGGTGTTTGGTTAA
- a CDS encoding YkvA family protein: MGEIKAWAKRLKQQIFVLYLSYKDERVPWYAKLFTACVVAYAFSPIDLIPDFIPILGYLDDVIIVPIGIMFALKMIPKEVISECEGKAKDMMKNGKPKNWVVGSLIILLWSIIMLWVILMTYQIFS, translated from the coding sequence ATGGGGGAAATAAAGGCTTGGGCGAAAAGATTAAAACAACAAATCTTTGTACTATACTTATCTTATAAAGATGAAAGAGTACCTTGGTATGCTAAATTATTTACTGCTTGTGTAGTGGCTTATGCGTTTAGTCCGATTGATTTGATACCTGATTTCATACCGATACTTGGTTATTTAGATGATGTTATTATCGTTCCAATAGGTATAATGTTTGCATTAAAGATGATACCTAAAGAAGTAATATCAGAATGTGAAGGTAAAGCAAAAGACATGATGAAAAATGGTAAACCGAAAAATTGGGTAGTAGGCTCACTCATCATTTTGTTATGGAGTATCATTATGTTGTGGGTTATTTTAATGACTTATCAGATATTCAGCTAA
- a CDS encoding cyclase — protein MEKRVQFDFEIDFTNGGGIQGQEFRLDIDGDDISDQELAEYIVEDMRLLMVGEVRILNKKIIHEKHKRRSV, from the coding sequence ATGGAGAAAAGAGTTCAGTTTGACTTTGAAATAGATTTTACAAATGGCGGAGGGATACAAGGGCAGGAATTCCGCCTTGATATTGATGGAGATGACATCTCTGATCAAGAGCTGGCTGAATATATTGTGGAGGATATGAGGTTATTGATGGTTGGCGAAGTGAGAATATTGAACAAAAAAATCATTCATGAAAAGCATAAACGAAGGTCTGTTTAA
- a CDS encoding S8 family serine peptidase yields the protein MKHKETYRVIGIIAMLFGIALLYLMNEKQPIKVAVLDSGINKDHPALKGKIHQSYNAIQPDQPIEDHYGHGTPIAGIIAAEDTGGEMSGLAQRVSIYDVKVLDKKGNGKVSDLVRGIHWCIEEKVDIINISSGFQVDDPSLKKAVDKALSSGIIIIAAAGNTLGQEADYPARYEGVWSITSVNPNLVRSTLAARGKVDFAATGTEVLSINKEGDFEPFSGTSFAAAQISGYTARILERESRMKGTKDIYKMLQTEAIDLGEAGPDQDYGHGLVRIK from the coding sequence ATGAAACATAAAGAGACTTATCGTGTAATAGGTATCATCGCAATGTTGTTCGGGATCGCGCTGTTGTACTTGATGAATGAGAAGCAGCCGATCAAGGTCGCTGTACTGGACAGCGGAATAAATAAAGACCATCCGGCATTGAAAGGAAAGATCCATCAATCATATAATGCCATCCAGCCGGATCAGCCGATTGAAGATCATTATGGTCACGGGACGCCCATTGCTGGCATCATAGCGGCTGAGGATACGGGAGGCGAAATGAGCGGACTCGCTCAACGGGTGTCTATATATGATGTGAAGGTTTTAGATAAGAAAGGCAACGGGAAGGTATCCGATTTGGTGAGAGGCATCCACTGGTGCATCGAAGAGAAAGTAGACATCATCAATATCAGTTCCGGTTTTCAAGTGGATGACCCTTCTCTTAAGAAAGCCGTTGATAAGGCGCTTTCTTCCGGGATTATCATCATAGCGGCAGCAGGGAATACACTGGGGCAGGAGGCTGACTATCCGGCACGGTATGAGGGGGTATGGTCCATCACATCCGTAAACCCCAACCTCGTCCGATCTACATTGGCGGCAAGGGGAAAAGTGGATTTTGCCGCAACTGGGACAGAGGTTCTTTCAATTAATAAGGAAGGGGACTTCGAACCTTTCAGCGGTACCTCCTTCGCCGCAGCCCAAATATCTGGATATACTGCCCGCATACTGGAGCGTGAATCCCGTATGAAGGGAACCAAGGACATTTACAAAATGCTGCAAACAGAAGCGATCGATTTAGGCGAAGCAGGACCTGACCAAGACTATGGACATGGTTTGGTTAGAATAAAATAA
- a CDS encoding SAR2788 family putative toxin, whose protein sequence is MKKLLVKSLIITLLFSILPQGSLAATEDNAPPQGIDLEQAERSLSEEHDVDLSEQVKVELKEDSDEKLVLDMKVDEEDLKVDTELTMDLESQDAVITGNIVDESGKEYHESYHVVFHEVDDEILIATLIDTETGEEYEINSTTLQASVIPIIVGVVLRLGIKYAIKKFGKTAVKNALKQSLKKKWSADDLKSLPKADQNDIKKMYGTASDAWDFFSAQVSSHREVSPGVFVGKDKNGVTFTYRKSSKSGPPTIDINGIKGVRKIKFL, encoded by the coding sequence TTGAAAAAACTACTAGTAAAAAGTTTGATTATCACATTGTTGTTCTCCATCCTCCCACAAGGCAGTTTGGCCGCAACAGAGGATAACGCTCCACCACAAGGAATCGATTTAGAACAAGCTGAAAGGTCACTTAGTGAGGAACATGATGTCGACCTCTCAGAACAGGTGAAAGTAGAGCTTAAAGAAGACAGTGACGAGAAACTTGTCTTAGATATGAAAGTGGATGAAGAAGATCTTAAAGTGGATACTGAACTGACCATGGACCTTGAGAGCCAGGATGCCGTGATCACAGGCAACATTGTGGATGAATCAGGGAAGGAATACCATGAGTCCTATCATGTTGTCTTCCACGAAGTAGACGATGAGATCCTGATCGCTACCCTGATTGATACCGAAACAGGCGAAGAGTACGAGATCAACTCTACTACTCTACAAGCTTCGGTTATTCCCATTATCGTCGGTGTTGTATTACGACTCGGTATCAAGTATGCTATTAAAAAGTTTGGAAAAACAGCCGTAAAGAATGCTTTGAAACAAAGCCTGAAGAAAAAATGGAGTGCAGACGATCTAAAATCACTTCCAAAAGCAGATCAAAATGACATCAAAAAAATGTACGGCACGGCGTCCGATGCCTGGGATTTCTTCAGTGCCCAAGTCTCCAGTCATAGGGAAGTTTCACCTGGAGTATTTGTCGGAAAAGACAAGAACGGGGTCACCTTTACATATAGGAAATCTTCTAAATCAGGGCCTCCTACCATCGATATAAACGGAATAAAAGGCGTTAGAAAAATAAAGTTTCTTTAG
- a CDS encoding response regulator transcription factor: MAELIYIAEDDVDINRLISLHLRNEGYQVEQAYDGEAVIRKCREKRPSLLILDLMMPKLGGFQVIKEVRKWCKAPIMLLTARADDADKVLGFGLGADDYVVKPFSMVELVSRVNAQIRRYTDYSVVEEEGVIRNGSLEYDPINQTVTKDGERLLLTPKETMLLSIFMKNVNRLYSKAQLYELVWNTDYIGDSNTIMVHISRIREQIEADPKSPTYITTVKGLGYRMENHED, from the coding sequence ATGGCAGAGTTAATTTATATAGCGGAAGATGATGTGGATATTAACCGATTGATCAGCCTTCATTTGCGGAATGAGGGGTATCAGGTGGAGCAGGCGTATGATGGAGAAGCAGTGATCCGGAAATGCAGGGAGAAGCGGCCGAGCCTTCTGATCCTGGACCTGATGATGCCGAAATTGGGCGGGTTTCAGGTGATCAAGGAAGTTCGGAAGTGGTGCAAGGCTCCGATCATGCTGCTGACAGCGAGGGCGGATGATGCAGACAAAGTTCTGGGATTTGGGCTGGGGGCAGATGATTATGTCGTGAAGCCCTTCAGCATGGTTGAGCTTGTATCAAGGGTGAACGCGCAGATCCGGCGGTATACGGATTATAGTGTGGTGGAGGAAGAAGGGGTCATTCGCAACGGATCGCTCGAATATGATCCTATCAATCAAACGGTGACCAAGGATGGGGAGCGGCTTCTGTTGACCCCGAAGGAGACAATGCTCTTATCCATCTTCATGAAGAATGTGAACCGGCTGTATTCGAAGGCCCAGCTGTATGAGCTTGTATGGAACACGGACTACATCGGTGACAGCAATACGATCATGGTCCATATCAGTCGGATCAGAGAACAAATCGAAGCAGATCCTAAATCCCCGACGTACATCACGACGGTGAAAGGGCTCGGTTATCGGATGGAGAATCATGAAGACTAA